Proteins encoded within one genomic window of Vidua macroura isolate BioBank_ID:100142 chromosome 2, ASM2450914v1, whole genome shotgun sequence:
- the SHISA2 gene encoding protein shisa-2 homolog codes for MRGWLLLAALGWLLPAGAAASGEYCHGWLDGQGGWRDGFQCPERFDGGDATICCGSCALRYCCSSAEARLDQGACDNDRRQGGGEPGRPGKDGPDGAAVPIYVPFLIVGSVFVAFIILGSLVAACCCRCLRPKQEPQQSRAPAGTRLMETIPMIPSASTSRGSSSRQSSTAASSSSSANSGARAPPTRSQTNCCLPEGTMNNVYVNMPTNFSVLNCQQATQIVPHQGQYLHPQYVGYAMQHDSMPLTPVPPFLDGLQSGYRQIQSPFPHTNSEQKMYPAVTV; via the exons ATGcggggctggctgctgctggcggcgctgggctggctgctgccgGCGGGGGCCGCGGCTAGCGGCGAGTACTGCCACGGCTGGCTGGATGGGCAGGGCGGCTGGCGGGACGGCTTCCAGTGCCCCGAGCGCTTCGACGGCGGCGACGCCACCATCTGCTGCGGCAGCTGCGCCCTCCGGTACTGCTGCTCCAGCGCCGAGGCGCGCCTCGACCAGGGCGCCTGCGACAACGACCGGCGGCAGGGCGGCGGCGAGCCGGGCCGCCCCGGCAAGGACGGCCCCGACGGCGCGGCAG TGCCCATCTACGTGCCGTTCCTTATCGTGGGATCTGTATTTGTCGCTTTCATCATCTTGGGGTCACTAGTGGCAGCTTGCTGCTGCAGATGCCTGCGGCCCAAGCAGGAGCCCCAGCAGAGTCGAGCCCCTGCAGGCACCCGCCTGATGGAGACGATCCCCATGATCCCAAGTGCCAGCACCTCCCGGGGCTCCTCCTCCCGCCAGTCGAGCACGGCTGCTAGCTCCAGCTCCAGCGCCAACTCGGGGGCCAGAGCTCCACCGACAAGGTCCCAGACCAACTGCTGCTTGCCAGAAGGGACCATGAATAATGTCTACGTCAACATGCCCACGAACTTCTCAGTGCTGAACTGCCAGCAGGCCACGCAGATCGTGCCGCACCAGGGCCAGTACCTGCACCCGCAGTACGTGGGCTACGCCATGCAGCACGACTCGATGCCACTGACCCCGGTGCCCCCCTTCCTGGACGGCCTGCAGAGCGGCTACAGGCAGATCCAGTCTCCCTTCCCACACACCAACAGCGAGCAGAAGATGTACCCAGCTGTGACTGTGTAG